CGATCGCAATGCGCTGTCCGAAAAGCTCGAGCGCGCCGCGGAATCCTTCGCCAATACCGAAGACGGGCTGGCCGATGAGCTTTTCGTGCTGGTGCTCGAGGATCTTGAGACGAAGCGGGTTGCGGGCACGTGCCAGCTGATGACCCAGGTGGGCCAGCGCTGGCCGTTCTATTCCTATCGCCTGAACACGCTGACCCAGTACAGCGCCGAGCTGGACCGCACGGTCCGCGCGGAGCTTCTCACGCTGGTTACCGATCTCGAAGGGTCGAGCGAGGTCGGCGGACTTTTCCTTCACCCGAACAACCGGGCGGGCGGATTGGGCCTGCTCCTTGCGCGCAGCCGCTATCTCTTCATCGCCATGCACCGCCAGCGTTTTGCCGAGCGTGTCATCGCGGAGTTGCGCGGCATCATCGACGAGCGCGGCGGCTCGCCATTCTGGGACGGGGTCGCGGGCCGGTTCTTCGGGATGAGCTTCCAGGAAGCCGACTATTTCAACGCCATCCACGGCAACCAGTTCATCGCCGACCTGATGCCCAAACATCCCGTCTATGTCGCCCTGCTTTCGGACGCGGCGCGTTCGGTGATCGGCGTGCCCCACCCGACGGGACGCGCGGCGATGCGGATGCTGGAAAACGAGGGCTTTCGCTACGAGAACTATGTCGACATCTTCGACGGCGGGCCGACCATGATCGCGCGCACCGACGATGTCGCGAGCGTCAGGAATTCGGTTGCGGCCAAGGTCACCGGACACACCCTCAAGGAGGGCGAACGCGCAATCCTGGCGACCGGTCGGCTCGAGGATTTCCGCTCATGCTATGGCGCGCGCAGGCTCGACGGCGAAGGCGGGATCGAGATCGACGCCGCCGCAGCGGACGCGCTCGACGTGTCGGAAGGCGATATCGTGTGGAGCGTCGCGCGGTGAGCCTTCAGGAAATCAATTTCGACGGTCTTGTCGGGCCCAGCCACAATTATGCCGGTTTGAGCCTCGGCAATATCGCCAGCGCGAGCCACAAGGGCGATACGTCATACCCGAAAGCCGCGGCGCTACAGGGCGTCGCGAAAATGCGGGGCAATCTCGAGCGGCTCGGCGTGCAGGGCTTTCTTCTGCCGCTTCCGCGTCCCAATCACAGGTTGGCCGAACGGCTCGCATATGACGGCACCGAAGCGCCTGCGCTTCGCGCCGCGCCGTGGTCGGCGTCATCGATGTGGACCGCCAATGCCGCAACCGTCAGCCCGGCACCCGATACGAAAGATGGAAAGTGCCACCTGACGCCGGCCAATCTCGTCACCATGCTCCACCGCGCACAGGAATGGCCCGACACCAAGCGCATGCTCGAAGTGGTCTTCGGCGATCGCGACCACTTCGCCGTGCACGACATCGTTCCCCCGACCTTCGGCGATGAAGGCGCGGCAAACCATATGCGGTTTTGCGAAGGCCACGGAAGCGCGGGCGTCGAGGTGTTCGTCTACGGCAGGCCCGGCGGCAAATTCCCCGCGCGCCAGCACGAACAATCCTCCCGCCTCGTCGCCCGCCAGCACGGGCTCGACCCGGAAAAATGCGTTTTCATCGAGCAGAACCCGGTCGCAATCGATGCGGGCGCGTTTCACAACGATGTCGTCTCGGTCGCGAACGAGCGGGTGCTCTTCACCCATGCCGAGGCCTTCGCCGACCAGCAGGGTGCCTATAATGCGATCCTTGCAGCCTTCCCCGATCTCGAAGTGGTCGAAGTACCCAGCGATGCAGTCAGCCTGGAAGAAGCGATCCGCACCTATCTGTTCAACGCGCAGCTTGTCACCTTGCCCGATGGCACGATGGCGCTGATCGTTCCGGAGGAATGCCGCGAAAGCGCGAGCGTCTGGGCCTATTGCGAGCGGATGATGGCGGGCAACGGCCCGATCAAGCACGTGATCCCGGTCGACGTGCGCCAGTCCATGGCCAATGGCGGCGGCCCTGCCTGCCTGCGACTGCGTGTGGTCTGCGATCCGGCGACTGTCGACCCGCGTTTCATGCTCGACGAAGCCAAAGCGGACCTGCTCGAAAAGACCATTGCCGAGCATTATCCCGAGCAGATCGACCCGGACGATCTATGGACCGAAAGCCTTGAGAAACATGTAGTCGCCGCGCGCCAGGCACTGCTCACCGCGCTCGGCATCGGGGAACTCGCTTAATCAAAGTTAACGCGTTTGCGCAGCCACGTCGGGTGCGCTTACACTCCTTCCCACGTTAACCAACACGGCCCGCGCGAAACCGGCGCTGGCACAGGGTTTGCAATGTAATGGGTTAACGAAGGAGAGCGCATGCTGCGGAAGATCGGGCGTCTATTCGTGATCAAGAACAGGTTCGAAGCCTTCGTGATCATCTACGCCCTTGCGCTAGGCGCGACGACGCGCGGCGCATCCTATCTCGAGCAATATCCCTCCTACTGGGGCGAAGCGCTGTTCGTCGCGGCCTGCGGGGCGGTGATGCTGGCGGGCGCAGCGATCCTCGACGGCCTCAAGGCGAAGAAAGAGCTTGAGGAATTGCGGGCGGAACGCGAGGGCAGTTCGCACGTGTAACGGACCGAGGCCGAAGCCCCGGCCCGCATTGTTTCAGACCTTCAAAGCCTTGCGGAAGATGACCTTGTCATCGCCGGCTGCATAGAACTCTCGGATACGGGCTTCGCGATCATATCCGAGCATGTCGTAGAAGCCGCGCGTGCGCTTGAATTCCGGCAATCCCGAGGTTTCGACCAGCAGGATCCGTACGCCATCTCGAGAGAGTTCATCCTCGATATGCCTCATCAACTGCGAACCGATTCCCCTTCCGTGAACTTCGGGGTCCACCGCGATCATGAGTACGTTCCATGTGCCTTCGGTGAGTTGTTCCGGTACGTAATACGCCACGCCATCAATGGATTCGCCCTCGGAGACGACCCAGCGATGCTCACCGGTTTCACCGGCTAGAAAAGGGCCTGCCATGCCCTTGAGCATTTCGGGTGGAAACATTTCGTTGACGCCGACAAGATGCGCCACGCGATCAAGGTCGCCGCGCCGGAGCGGACGAATATTCGATTGTGTCATTGGTGATTTCTTTCGTGAATTTTGAATACGAAAAGCGCCGACGAAAGCCGTGCCTTCGCAGGGCCAATTCTTGGAGCCGACCATCAGCGGGTCAGCGGATTGTCGCAATGGTATTCAAAAAATCTCCGAAAATGGTGGGGGTTTCTGTTGCTAGCTACCCCCGGAGCCCCGGTATCCCTTCTGTTGCCCGGTGGGTCCAACCGCGCATAAGCTTTGTAACTTCAGGCCGTTAGGCCGTCACATTACGCAGCGATTGCGAGTGCTTCGTTATCGTTTGCACTTATAAAGATGAACAGTTTTACGGGTTACTCAGCCCGGGCAAAAACTGCGCTTTTCAGCCCACGTCGATCCTGGTTCGGCCCCGTCAAAAACCTCGCAAAGTCCGAGGGTTATGGTGGAGCCGCCGGGTACTGCCCCCGGGTCCGTTGTGCCTATTGCACGCAGCAGTTTATCGCCATAGTCGGTTGCCCGACACACCACATATAGGCGATCCAACCTTAATTGGAAGTGGATGGACGTCCTTGTTTCCACACGCCTCCGGCGCGCGAAATCCTCGCTCATGCGGCTTTCAGCCGCGTCGCTGCGGGCGGCCAGTCGGCCTAGCGAACCTTACGGTCCGTCAACCACGAGCTTCCCGTTCCCCTCACGCATCTCGGCCAGAATCTTCTTCAAGACGTCCAGCTGCGGGTCGGTCGGGATGTCTTCCTGCTTGGTGCTGTCCTCGGATTGCCCAGCGCGTTCCTGCATCTCGTCGATCACCCGGTTCACCGATTTCAGGAACAGGAACAGCGCGAAGGCGATGATCAAGAAATTAACGAGCTGGGTCAGGAAGTCGCCATAGCCGATCATGGCAACGCCTGCTTCCTTCAGCTCGGCATAGTTGGTGAGGCTGCCCGAATAGCCCTCGGGCACGTTCCCGAGCTGCACAAAATAGTTCGAGAAATCGACGTCACCGAACAGCCAGCCGATGAACGGCATGATGATGCTCTCGGTGAGCGAAGTGACGATCTTGCCGAACGCCGCGCCGATGACCACGCCGATCGCTAGGTCGAGCACGTTGCCGCGCGCGATAAACTTGCGGAACTCTGCGACGAAATTCATTGAGGGTCTCCTATGCCCATTGTCCGCCATCGAACGGACACCGGGAGCATAGGGTTCCCTCCGGACGCTGCGCGCTCCCTACTTCTTGAGAGCGTCGCGGATCTCGGTCAGCAGGTCGATTTCGCTCGGACCTGCCACCTCTTCCTCTGCCGGCTTTTCGAAGCGCGCCTTCATCTTGTTGGCGTAGCGCACCAGCAGGAATATGACGAAGGCCAGGATCAGGAAATTGATCACGGTCGAGACGAATGCGCCCCAGGCGATGACATTGGCCCCTGCCTCACGCGCGGCCTCAAGGCTCATGCCCTCGGCCACTTCGCCTGAAAGCACGATGTACTTGTTGCTGAAATCGACGTCGCCGAAGATCGCGCCGACGATCGGCATTATCAGGTCGTCGGTCATCGACGCGACGATGGTGGCAAAGGCGCCCGCGATAATAACCGCGACCGCCAGTTCCATCACATTGCCTTTCGCGATGAATTCCTTGAACTCGTTTAGCATTGTTGATCCCCTACCTTGAGCCCTGTCGGTTGCAGTTTTCGCACGCTGCGCCTTTCCTGCCAAGGGAAGCCTCCTTTGCCTGTGGACTTCTTGAAAGCGGGAATTGGTGTGCTATATCAACAACACAGGTGGAGCCGCGTGCCCTCCCCGCATGTTTCGGGCGCGCTTTCTGGAGGGACTCGATGAATCTGAAAAATATCGTACGCGCTGTCATGGTGGCAGCCGCATCGCTTTCGCTCGCCGCGTGCGGGATCAACTCGGTACCGGCTGCCGAAGAAGAGGCGAAAGCAAAATGGGCCGATGTCGAGGCGCAATTTCAGCGCCGCGCCAATCTCATTCCGAACCTCGTCGAAGTGGCGCAGGGCGCTGCAGAGAACGAGCGCGCGATCCTCACCGAAGTGACCGAGGCCCGCGCCCGTGCGACCGGCATCAACATCTCGGCAGAAGATCTCGACGATCCGGCTAAGATGGAAGAATTCGCCGCCGCGCAGAACCAGCTTGGCGCCGGGCTCGGACGCCTGCTCGCCAGCTTCGAGGCCTATCCTCAGATCCAGTCGAACCAGAACTACCTTGCGCTGCAAAGCCAGCTCGAAGGGACGGAGAACCGCATTGCCGTGGCGATCGGCGATTACAATGAGGCGGTGCGCAAATATAACACCACCATCCGCACTTTCCCCGACACGATCGGCGCGAACATCATCCACGGCGCGGAGCCGCTGGTGCCCTACACCGCGACGACCGATGGCGCAGAGGAAGCGCCGCAGATCGACATGACGTCCAACTGATCGGCGTGTTTCGCAGGTTCCTCCTCATCCTCGCAGCGGCGGGGGCGCTCATCGCGTCTCCGCTTGCCGCGCAGCCCGAGTTTCCGCCTCTTACGGGGCGAGTGGTCGACAATGCCGATATCATCCCGCCGGATGTGGAGGCGCAGTTGACGGCGAAGCTCGAGGCACTGGAGACGCAATCGCAACGCCAGCTTGTCGTTGCGACCGTGCCCGATCTTCAGGGCTACGATATCGCCGATTACGGCTATCAGCTGGGCCGCGAATGGGGGATCGGCGATGCCGAGCGCAACGATGGCGCGCTGCTGCTCGTCGCACCGAATGAGCGCAAGGTCAGGATCGAGGTCGGTTACGGGCTCGAAGGATACCTGACCGACGCGCTCTCGTCGCTCATCATCCAGAACCAGATCCTTCCGCGCTTTCGCAATGGCGATATGCCGGGCGGGATCGTCGCGGGCACCGACGCGATCATCACCCAGTTGCAGCTTCCGGAAGACGAAGCCGCGCGCATCGCCGCCGAGGCAAGCCAGACTCGCGAGAGCTCTTCGCGCGAAGGCGGGTTTCCCGTCGGCGGGCTCATCTGGCTGGGCTTCATGTTCTTTTTCTTCGTCCTCCCGATCATCCGCGGGCGCGGGCGGCGGCGCAGGTATCGCTCTAAGGGCAAAGGCCCATGGGGCGAGCGCTATCGCGATCGCGATTGGAAGGACACCGCAAGCGACATCATCATTTGGGAAGTCGGCAGTGCGATCGCGCGCGGGGCAATGTCCGGCGGCAGCAGAGGCGGCGGCTGGGGCGGCGGTGGCGGCTTTGGCGGCGGGGGCTTTTCCGGCGGTGGTGGATCGTTTGGAGGCGGCGGCGCCTCGGGGGGCTGGTAGACCATGCGCTATCTGAACGCAGAAGGGCACAAGATCGTCTCGGATGCAGTCGGTGAGGCCGAGCAGACGACCTCGGGCGAAATCCTTACCGTGCTCGCCGATCGCTCGGACGGTTACAGCGATATCGTCCAGCTGTGGTCCGTCGCGCTGGCCTTCACGATGATGAGCATCTTTGCCGCCTTCCCCCAGCCTTTCATGGATTTGTGGGATAATTTTTTCGGCGGGTGGGGCCGCGATTGGTCGATCGGCGAGCTTGCCAGCATGACCATCGGTCTGGGGCTTCTCACCTTCGTCGTATCTTCCATTCTCTTCCTGTGGGATCCGCTGCGCTTCGCTCTCATCCCCGCGCCGGTGAAGACCAGTCGTGTCCATGACCAGGCGGTCAAGCATTTCAAAGTGGGGGCCGAGAGACGCACACACGGCCGAACCGGCGTGCTCATCTACCTCTCCATGCGAGAGCACCGCGCAGAGATCGTCGCTGACGAGCCCATTGCAGAGAAAGTCTCCGCCGAAGTGTGGGGCGAGGCGATGGGCGACATGCTCGTAGAGATCAAACGCGGCAATATCGCCGAGGGCATGGCGGTGGGCGTGCGCGACGTCGGCTTCGTGCTCGCCGAACACTTCCCCAAAGGCGATCATGACGAGAATGAGCTTCCCGACCGCTTGATCGAAGTCTAAGCCTTCGCGCGATATGAATCGCGAATTCACCAATCTCACCAAAGACCGCGATGCCGACCAGCCGGAGGAGATCCGCTGGGAAGGTCGCTTTATTGTCACCAAGACCCGCGGTCGCTGGGAGTATGTCGCGCGCTCCCGCGGGATTCGTGCCGCCGCAATCATCGCTATCGACAAAGACGCGGACGGTACGCGCCACGTCATTCTTGTCAGTCAGTATCGCGTGCCGCTCTCGCGGTTCTGCCTTGAAATACCCGCTGGCCTCATCGGCGATGACGATGGCGAAGAAAACGAGGACGCAGCGACCGCCGCCGCCCGCGAGCTTGAAGAAGAAACCGGCTACCGCGCCGAGAAAATCAAGGTTCTGGGCGATTACTATTCCTCGCCCGGCATGGTCTCCGAGAGCTTCACGCTGTTGCGCGCGACCGGCCTTACCAGAGTTGGCGAAGGCGGCGGGATCGAAGGCGAGGAAATCGAGGTCCATCGCGTGCCGCTCGCAAGGCTATCGCAATACGTCGCCGATTGGCGCACGGCCGGGCACGCTGTCGATGTGCGCGTGGGCATGCTGCTGACACCTGAATATCTGGGAGAGGAACTCAAATGACGACCAACGGCAAGGGACGCTGCGAAGGAAAACTCGCGCTGGTCACAGGCGGCGCGCAGGGCCTTGGCCGCGCGCACTGCATCCGGCTTGCACAGGAGGGTGCGCGGGTGCTTGCGACGGACATAAACGGCGATGGCGCGGCGGAAACCGCCGCGATCGTCAATGCGGAGATGGGAGAGGGAACCGCGTTCTCGATCCAGCACGACGTCACCAATCCTGCCGATTGGGAGGCCGCGGTTGACGCAGCGCGCGAGGAGATGGGCGGGCTCAACGTACTGGTGAACAATGCCGGAATCGGCGTGCCGGGCAATATCGAGGAGTGCAGGTTCGAGGACTGGCAGCGATGCTTCTCGATCAATGTCGATTCCATCTTCCACGGTTGCCAGAAGGCGTTGCCGTTGATGCGCGAACATGCGCCGGGTTCGATCGTGAATATCTCGAGTATCGCGGGGCTGATCGCGAGCGACACAATGCCGGCCTACAACGCTTCGAAGGCGGCGGTGTGGATGCTGTCGAAGTCGATTGCGCTGCATTGCGCCAAGAAGAACATGCAGATCCGATGCAATTCGGTCCATCCGACCTTCGTCGACACGCCGATCCTCGATGGGACCGCGCGCGCCCATCAGCTCGACAAGGACGTGTTGATGGAAAAGCTCGCCCGGCAGATCCCGCTCAAATTTGTCGGCGAACCGAACGATATCGCCAATGCCGTGGTCTATCTTGCCAGCGACGAAAGCCGCTTCATGACCGGCGCTGAATTGAAACTCGATGGCGGCATTTCGGCCATGTAATTGGCAGGCATCCATCACCCCAGAATCAAAAAAGGGGCCAGATGGCCCCTTCCCGGTTTTTGTCAGATCGGTTGCGCAGCGGTCCGAAAAACCGGGGTCCGCTCTTTCGTATGCCGCGCTTAGTCTGAGATCAGGGCGACTGCGCCGTAGATCAGGATCGGCAGTCCGAAACCCATGAGGGTCGTGGCAACAAATCCGATACGCCACCAGATGGCATCGATGCCTGTCGCATTCTCAAGTCCCGAGCAGACACCGAAAAGCTTGGCATTGCTTTTGTCGAGGTGAAACCCGGCCTTGGGCGGGCGACCGTTATTCTTGGTGATGTTGTTCATGCGAGGGCTCCAAAGAGGAACGGGGTTGATGGGCTGGCCGGAATGATAGCTGTCGCCATGACCAGAACGGTGATGATCGTCGCGGCAACACCGGCTGCGATACGCGCGCTTGCCGTGCCGCCCAGGTCGAAGAACGAATACATGTGTTGTTGCTCCTTTCGAGGTCTATCGGGTTTGGGATCAGGCGAGGCCGGGGCTTGCCGGGACGATCGCGTAAGCAAAAACTGCCGAGGAAACGATCACCGAAAAGGCGGCGGCGAAAAGGCGAGTGCCGAAGTCAGTGGTAAACATGGGTCGGGGTATCCTTTTGAATTGGGGTGTGGCTGATCAATCAGGCCATCAGCGTCGGGCTGGCGGGGATGATTGCGTAGGCAAAAAATGCTGCCGAAACTGCGATCGAGAAAGCGGCTGCGGCGAAGCGGTCGGTAAGGGTCTGTGCAAACATTGTTAGGTCTCCTTTGGTTTGTTTCAGTGTCTTTCGGGACGATCCCGGTGGACGCCCAACACTTTGCAGGAGGTGTGCCAAACTCGAAAAACGGGAGAATTCTGCGGTTTTCGCTTTGCGGTTAGCTGAACAGCAGGTTAACAAATCCCATACATTGGGATATTTCCCCACCTGTTGGGATCGGTGAATTCATCGTCTCCCGCGCTGGCCTTTCCGGAGCGCCGTGCTACCGCTTCCCTCTCCCATGGCGCTGACCAAGATTTCCTTGCAGACCTTCCGCAATCACGTGAGCAGCGAGCTTGCGGAAACCGCGCATTTCAACCTGCTGGTGGGTGAGAATGGCGCAGGAAAAACCAATGTGCTGGAGGCGCTGTCGCTGCTTAGTCCGGGGCGCGGCCTGAGGCGTGCAAGCCTTGCCGAGCTCGCCTATCGTGCCCAACCCGATGACGAACCCGCCGGGTTCGCGATCGGTGCCAGCCTGATCGAGCAGGGTCAGGTTTCAGCGAGGCTCGGCACTTATACCGAGCCGGACCGCCCGACCCGCCGCCTAGTGCGTATCAACGGTGCCGAAGCCCCTGCCAGCGTATTATCGGAATGGCTTGCGATTTCGTGGCTCACTCCGGCGATGGACGGCCTTTTCACCGACAGCGCGGGCGCGCGGCGACGCTTCGTCGACCGCATGGCGCTTGCGGTAGAACCGGGCCATGCAAGGAATGTCACATCGCTCGAGAATGCGCTGAGAGAGCGCAACCGGTTGCTCGAAGATGGCGGCGATGCCCGCTGGCTCGATGCGATCGAGGCGCAGATCGCGCAGCACGGAGCGGTTGTGGCGCAGAACCGCGCGAGGCTCATCAGTCTTCTGTCGGACGAACTCTCCGCGCTTCCACCCGAACCCTTTGCCCGTCCCATTCTCACCTATCGCCCCGGCGGTCCGACCGACGTTGCAGACCTATTGGCAGAACTTGCCCGCGCGCGCCCCCGCGACCGGGCGGCAGGCCGCGCGCTTACAGGGCCGCACCGCGATGAGCTCGAAGTGGTGATGGCGTTGTCCGGCGTCCCAGCGGCCTCGTGCTCTACCGGAGAGCAAAAGGCGATGCTGATCGCGATCACCCTTGCGCATGGAGTGCTCGCCTCCTCAGGCCGCCCGAGCGTGCTTTTGCTCGACGAGGTGGCGGCGCATCTCGATCCCGTGCGCCGCGCTGAACTGTTCCGGCGTCTCGGTCAGGGTCAGGCGCAGGTCTGGATGACCGGGACCGAGCTTCCTCCCTTCGCGGGAATCGAGGGAGAAGCGGCGATCTGGCGCGTAAGCGACGGGTCATTGGAACGGCTCTAAACCGGCTCGTTGACGCGCGCGTCCTCAGGGATCGCTGCTTCGACACGCTCGACAGTCGCCCCGACCAACCGCTCGATACCTTCGACTGTCGGGTGGATACGGTCTGACTGGAACAGCGCGGGGTCGCGATAGATGCTCTCTAGCCAGAACGGGATCAGCGCAACCGAATATTGCTCGGCCAGCTCGGAATACAGCCTGTCGAACTGGGCCTGATATTCCGGGCCGTAATTGGGTGGCGCGCGCATTCCCATCAACAGCACGGGGATGCCGCGCGATTGCACTTCCTCGATCATCGCCGCAAGGTTGGCCTTGGTTTCGGCCGGTTCGATCCCGCGCAGAAGATCGTTACCGCCCAATTCGAGGATGAACAATTCGGGCACCTCGTCCTGCGCATCGAGCACGAATTTCAGCCGCTGCAGCCCCGCCGCGCTGGTATCGCCCGAAACGCCTGCATTGGCGATATCGGCGTTAATGCCGCGCGAGCGAAGGGCTGCCTCAAGCTTGGCTGGGTAGCTATCCGACTTGTCGACGCCGTAGCCTGCGAAAAGGCTATCGCCGAATGCGAGGATGTCCACCTCCGGTCCCATCACAGGGATCGCAGGCAGGTCGCCTTCTGCGCGAGCGGTGCCTTCAGCGGGAACCGCGGAGGCATTTTCGGTGCTTTCGCCGCATGCCGCAAGCGCGAGCGGCATGACTGCGATCGCCGCCATGAACCGCTTCGTTTTCGACCAAGTGCTCATCTGCATCTATCAGCCTCTCTGCTGGGTACCTTGTTGAGCCCCTCCCCCTATGCCATCTGGTGTCCGTGACAAAGACTTCAAACGCAATCTCCGCCCGCAATCTCACGCTAACTCTGGGAAGCGACAGCGCGCCGGTCGAAATCCTCCGCGGGATCGATCTCGATATCGAGCCCGGGGAGGTGGTAGCCCTGCTCGGCCCCTCCGGATCGGGCAAGAGCTCGCTGATGGCGGTCCTGTCTGGTCTGGAACGAGCCACAGGCGGTTCGCTGACAGTTGCCGGTGCCGATTTTTCCGGGATGGACGAAGATGCACTGGCTCAGGCACGGCGCGGACGGATCGGGATCGTTCTTCAGGCATTCCACCTGCTGCCGACCATGACCGCCGCCGAGAATGTGGCAACGCCAATGGAGCTCGCAGGCGATGATGACGCGACCCCGCGCGCCATTTCCGAGCTCGAAGCGGTCGGCCTGGGCCACCGTATCGGGCACTACCCCACCCAGCTTTCCGGCGGCGAGCAACAGCGCGTTGCCATCGCGCGTGCCATTGCGCCGCGTCCCGAACTGATCTTCGCCGACGAACCAACCGGCAATCTCGACGTTGCGACTGGCGAAGAGATCGTGAAACTCCTGTTTGAGCGCCGTGCGGAAACCGGCGCGACCCTGCTCATCATCACCCATGACGAAGGCCTTGCGCAGCAATGCGAGCGCGTTCTTACGATGGCCGACGGGCTGATTGTTTCGGATACGAAGACGGACACGCTGCGCAAGGAAGCCGCCGAGTGAGCCAGACTGGCGATCTCACCTGGGGCGGCGCATGGCGGATTGCGAGGCGCGATCTCAACGCGCGCTTCCGAGGCCTCAGATTGCTGCTCGTCTGCATCTTCCTCGGCACAGCAGCGCTTGCCGCGATCGGCACGCTGACAGCCGCGATCGAGCGTGAGCTTGCCGCATCGGGACAGGTGCTGCTCGGCGGCGATCTCGAGGTTGAGGTTTGGCAGCGCGATCTTTCGCCTGAAGAGCAATCGGCGCTCGCGGAATACGGCACCATCTCCGGTGGTACCCGGCTTCAGGCGATGGCGACTGCGGGCGAAGGCGATGACAGCCGTGCTGCTCCCGTCGAGCTCAAGGCGGTGGACGAGCGTTGGCCGCTTTACGGCGCACTCTCGCTAAAGGACGGACGCGAGGTTGGCGCCCCGACCGGACGAGATGCCTACCTCGCTCAAGGCGCGCTGGACCGGCTCGAGATCGACGTCGGCGACAGCTTCAGGGTTGGCACGATGGAGCTCACGGCCGCAGGCGTAATCGAGAACGAACCCGACAGGCTCTCGGAGGGCTTCCAGCTCGGGCCGACGGTCATTGTCGCCGAACAGGTCCCGGTCGAAGGCGGACTGCTGGCACCCGGTGCACTCTATCAGAGCAAGTACCGCGTCGCCTTCGAAAACCAGTCGCAGGATCCCGAAGCGGTTGAGGAAACGCTGACCGAAGCTTTCCCCAACGCAGGGTTCGACTTCCGCAGCCGCGACCGCGCTTCGCCCGGTGCCGACCGTTTCGTGGAGCAGATGAGCGACTTCCTGACGCTGGTGGGCCTCGCTGCGCTGGTGATCGCAGGGATCGGAATTGCTGGCGGTGTCTCGTCCTATCTGGAAGCGCGCAGGGGCAGCATCGCAACGCTAAAGGTGCTCGGGGCATCATCGCGAGACATCGTGAAAGTCTACGCACTGCAAATCGCGGTCGCAGCGCTTATTGGCAGCGCGGCAGGACTGGCCACCGGAGTGCTGGTGACCCCCATCCTCGGATCCGCGCTTCACGGGTTGTTGCCGGTCGAAAGCGGATTCGTAATCGAGCCCGCGCCGCTGCTTCTCGCGGGGGCATATGGCCTGCTGGTTGCCTTTGCCTTCGCTGCAGCTCCGCTCCTGCGCGCGCGCAGTTTCCCGGCAATGGCGCTGATGCGATCAGCCGTCGTGCCGCTATCACGCGACAAGCGCGCCCTGATTGCGACTGCCATCGGAATTCTCGCAATCTGTGCGCTGGCTCTTCTGACGACGGACCAGCCCGTTCTTTCCGGCAGCTTCCTGCTCGGCGCGGGCGGCGCGCTTGTTGCCTTAGCCGCGCTAGGCCTCCTCATCCAGTTCATCGCGCGCCG
The Erythrobacter sp. THAF29 DNA segment above includes these coding regions:
- the mscL gene encoding large conductance mechanosensitive channel protein MscL, giving the protein MLNEFKEFIAKGNVMELAVAVIIAGAFATIVASMTDDLIMPIVGAIFGDVDFSNKYIVLSGEVAEGMSLEAAREAGANVIAWGAFVSTVINFLILAFVIFLLVRYANKMKARFEKPAEEEVAGPSEIDLLTEIRDALKK
- a CDS encoding GNAT family N-acetyltransferase codes for the protein MTQSNIRPLRRGDLDRVAHLVGVNEMFPPEMLKGMAGPFLAGETGEHRWVVSEGESIDGVAYYVPEQLTEGTWNVLMIAVDPEVHGRGIGSQLMRHIEDELSRDGVRILLVETSGLPEFKRTRGFYDMLGYDREARIREFYAAGDDKVIFRKALKV
- the mscL gene encoding large conductance mechanosensitive channel protein MscL, which translates into the protein MNFVAEFRKFIARGNVLDLAIGVVIGAAFGKIVTSLTESIIMPFIGWLFGDVDFSNYFVQLGNVPEGYSGSLTNYAELKEAGVAMIGYGDFLTQLVNFLIIAFALFLFLKSVNRVIDEMQERAGQSEDSTKQEDIPTDPQLDVLKKILAEMREGNGKLVVDGP
- a CDS encoding LemA family protein, whose product is MNLKNIVRAVMVAAASLSLAACGINSVPAAEEEAKAKWADVEAQFQRRANLIPNLVEVAQGAAENERAILTEVTEARARATGINISAEDLDDPAKMEEFAAAQNQLGAGLGRLLASFEAYPQIQSNQNYLALQSQLEGTENRIAVAIGDYNEAVRKYNTTIRTFPDTIGANIIHGAEPLVPYTATTDGAEEAPQIDMTSN
- a CDS encoding arginine N-succinyltransferase; protein product: MTFRLRAARTSDLEALYEMAKLTGGGFTNLPPDRNALSEKLERAAESFANTEDGLADELFVLVLEDLETKRVAGTCQLMTQVGQRWPFYSYRLNTLTQYSAELDRTVRAELLTLVTDLEGSSEVGGLFLHPNNRAGGLGLLLARSRYLFIAMHRQRFAERVIAELRGIIDERGGSPFWDGVAGRFFGMSFQEADYFNAIHGNQFIADLMPKHPVYVALLSDAARSVIGVPHPTGRAAMRMLENEGFRYENYVDIFDGGPTMIARTDDVASVRNSVAAKVTGHTLKEGERAILATGRLEDFRSCYGARRLDGEGGIEIDAAAADALDVSEGDIVWSVAR
- a CDS encoding YgcG family protein, giving the protein MFRRFLLILAAAGALIASPLAAQPEFPPLTGRVVDNADIIPPDVEAQLTAKLEALETQSQRQLVVATVPDLQGYDIADYGYQLGREWGIGDAERNDGALLLVAPNERKVRIEVGYGLEGYLTDALSSLIIQNQILPRFRNGDMPGGIVAGTDAIITQLQLPEDEAARIAAEASQTRESSSREGGFPVGGLIWLGFMFFFFVLPIIRGRGRRRRYRSKGKGPWGERYRDRDWKDTASDIIIWEVGSAIARGAMSGGSRGGGWGGGGGFGGGGFSGGGGSFGGGGASGGW
- a CDS encoding TPM domain-containing protein; the encoded protein is MRYLNAEGHKIVSDAVGEAEQTTSGEILTVLADRSDGYSDIVQLWSVALAFTMMSIFAAFPQPFMDLWDNFFGGWGRDWSIGELASMTIGLGLLTFVVSSILFLWDPLRFALIPAPVKTSRVHDQAVKHFKVGAERRTHGRTGVLIYLSMREHRAEIVADEPIAEKVSAEVWGEAMGDMLVEIKRGNIAEGMAVGVRDVGFVLAEHFPKGDHDENELPDRLIEV
- a CDS encoding NUDIX hydrolase, producing the protein MNREFTNLTKDRDADQPEEIRWEGRFIVTKTRGRWEYVARSRGIRAAAIIAIDKDADGTRHVILVSQYRVPLSRFCLEIPAGLIGDDDGEENEDAATAAARELEEETGYRAEKIKVLGDYYSSPGMVSESFTLLRATGLTRVGEGGGIEGEEIEVHRVPLARLSQYVADWRTAGHAVDVRVGMLLTPEYLGEELK
- a CDS encoding N-succinylarginine dihydrolase, giving the protein MSLQEINFDGLVGPSHNYAGLSLGNIASASHKGDTSYPKAAALQGVAKMRGNLERLGVQGFLLPLPRPNHRLAERLAYDGTEAPALRAAPWSASSMWTANAATVSPAPDTKDGKCHLTPANLVTMLHRAQEWPDTKRMLEVVFGDRDHFAVHDIVPPTFGDEGAANHMRFCEGHGSAGVEVFVYGRPGGKFPARQHEQSSRLVARQHGLDPEKCVFIEQNPVAIDAGAFHNDVVSVANERVLFTHAEAFADQQGAYNAILAAFPDLEVVEVPSDAVSLEEAIRTYLFNAQLVTLPDGTMALIVPEECRESASVWAYCERMMAGNGPIKHVIPVDVRQSMANGGGPACLRLRVVCDPATVDPRFMLDEAKADLLEKTIAEHYPEQIDPDDLWTESLEKHVVAARQALLTALGIGELA